In one window of Nocardia brasiliensis DNA:
- the cofD gene encoding 2-phospho-L-lactate transferase has product MSMVKPPSLFRYYPRTPSKMILRRTRANDQQLSDEHRPLRQRIGCADVTVHQADAEPVTGPRIAVLVGGVGGARFLQGVRELLPEADVAAIVNVGDDVWMHGLRICPDLDTCMYTLGGGIDTERGWGRVGETWHAKEELAKYHAQPDWFGLGDRDIATHLVRTEMLRAGYPLSAVTEALCNRWQPGVKLIPATDDRCETHVVVSDPDKPGERRAIHFQEWWVRYRANIETHGFATIGAEESKPAPNVTEIIESADVVLLAPSNPVVSIGAILAVPGIRGALRTTTAKVIGVSGVIDGKPLRGMADECLSVIGVETTAEAIGRYYGARSATGILDGWLIHSTDTADVPGVEVRSVPLLMTDPPTTAQMVREALDLAGVKP; this is encoded by the coding sequence GTGTCGATGGTCAAGCCGCCGTCGCTATTCCGTTACTATCCGCGAACGCCTTCCAAGATGATCTTGAGGCGAACTAGGGCAAATGACCAGCAACTATCCGATGAACATCGCCCGCTCCGGCAACGCATAGGCTGTGCGGATGTGACTGTTCATCAAGCGGATGCCGAGCCCGTAACCGGGCCGCGGATTGCCGTTCTCGTCGGTGGTGTCGGTGGTGCGCGTTTCCTGCAGGGGGTCAGGGAGCTGCTGCCCGAGGCCGACGTCGCCGCGATCGTGAATGTCGGTGACGACGTCTGGATGCACGGCCTCCGGATCTGCCCCGACCTCGATACCTGCATGTACACCCTCGGTGGCGGCATCGACACCGAGCGCGGCTGGGGCCGGGTCGGCGAAACCTGGCACGCCAAGGAGGAGCTGGCGAAATACCACGCGCAACCGGACTGGTTCGGCCTCGGGGATCGCGATATCGCCACCCATCTGGTGCGCACCGAGATGCTGCGCGCGGGGTACCCGCTCTCCGCGGTCACCGAGGCGCTCTGCAACCGGTGGCAGCCGGGCGTGAAACTGATCCCGGCAACCGACGATCGGTGTGAAACGCATGTGGTTGTGAGTGACCCCGACAAGCCTGGCGAACGTCGCGCGATCCATTTCCAGGAGTGGTGGGTTCGCTACCGCGCGAACATCGAGACCCATGGATTCGCCACAATCGGGGCCGAAGAGTCCAAACCGGCGCCGAATGTGACCGAGATCATAGAGTCCGCCGATGTGGTCTTGCTCGCACCGTCGAACCCGGTGGTGAGCATCGGGGCCATCCTCGCGGTGCCCGGAATTCGCGGCGCGCTGCGCACCACGACCGCCAAGGTGATCGGCGTGTCCGGCGTGATCGACGGCAAGCCGCTGCGCGGCATGGCCGACGAGTGCCTGTCGGTGATCGGCGTCGAGACCACCGCGGAGGCGATCGGCCGGTACTACGGAGCTCGTTCTGCCACAGGCATTTTGGACGGCTGGCTGATCCACTCCACCGACACCGCGGACGTGCCGGGTGTCGAAGTTCGCAGCGTGCCGCTGCTGATGACCGATCCGCCGACCACCGCGCAGATGGTGCGCGAGGCGCTCGACCTGGCGGGAGTGAAGCCGTGA